Proteins from a genomic interval of Carcharodon carcharias isolate sCarCar2 chromosome 32, sCarCar2.pri, whole genome shotgun sequence:
- the crtc3 gene encoding CREB-regulated transcription coactivator 3 isoform X4, producing MSFHPTLDSARGTRHHGLVERVHRDRSQMMSPRRRQPAVDKHGRQLGSSPYGSVYLSPPPDTSWRRSILPWGNEEKPPGLRLISALSRTNSDSALHTSALNPSPQDAFMGGNQLFPQQDRRPVNYCDEMDSLGEVFSFPVLTNEDSLLKLNKPLPKQLWEATKVQSLLSRPKSCEVPGISIYPSPDQNVGLSHFQGSLNTGGSLPDLTNLHFPSPLPIPLDPEDSTFPNISGGNSTSNLAATMTHLGISSSPGLSTSLHSSLSNPSIQASLSNSVLQSSLNNHSLSNPSIHSSLRSSLSNPSIPTALKSSPRRRQTPVSPLTLSPGMEPRRLLSKQFSPTMSPTLSSIAQGVALDTSNMTMEHLPPYPLYQQLHQSQQKVQQPQHLQGQSSMSPLHHLSQPSTIELHSPTNDTMDNIFSDPYFEQHLVARQAKPLSQQVWKFAISRPMEIHSLAMSECDRVMLEQFNMLESPVNTLAISSNSYYNTGSSLHYSQASSMGLTGNLPDQPQLKPNLLYSTCTGNIPNIILTGDSPPSLSKDISSALAGVPDMTFDTDGQFQLDDELKIEPLSLDGLSMLSDPDLVLADPAIEDTFRTDRV from the exons CTTGGCAGCTCCCCATATGgatcagtgtatctctctccaccaccagatACAAGTTGGAGACG GAGCATCCTGCCATGGGGAAACGAGGAGAAACCGCCTGGATTGAGACTGATCTCGGCCCTCAGCAG GACAAACTCTGACTCTGCTCTGCATACCAGTGCTCTGAATCCCAGTCCGCAAGATGCCTTCATGGGAGGGAACCAGTTGTTTCCACAGCAGGATCGGCGGCCTG tAAACTACTGCGATGAGATGGACAGTCTGGGGGAAG TCTTTTCATTCCCGGTCCTGACAAATGAAGACAGTCTCTTAAAGCTGAACAAACCTTTACCAAAACAGCTATGGGAAGCAACGAAG GTTCAGTCCTTGTTGTCACGTCCCAAGTCCTGTGAAGTCCCTGGCATCAG TATCTATCCATCCCCAGACCAGAATGTCGGGTTGTCACACTTTCAAGGGTCACTAAACACAGGAGGCTCTCTACCCGACCTCACAAACCTTCACTTCCCATCACCTCTGCCAATCCCTTTGGACCCCGAGGACAGTACCTTCCCCAACATCAGCGGaggcaacagcaccagcaacctGGCTGCCACCATGACACACCTGGGCATCAGCAGCTCTCCAG GCCTGTCCACTTCTTTGCACAGCTCTCTGAGTAACCCATCAATACAGGCTTCACTCAGCAACTCAGTGCTGCAGTCCTCTTTAAACAACCACTCCCTCAGCAACCCCTCCATCCACTCCTCACTACGGTCATCACTGAGCAACCCGTCCATACCAACCGCCTTGAAGAGCTCGCCACGGCGACGGCAGACGCCGGTCAGCCCGCTGACCCTCTCGCCAGGGATGGAACCTCGAAGGCTGCTGAGCAAACAGTTCTCACCAACAATGTCACCGACGCTGTCTTCAATTGCACAG ggagttgcCTTGGATACGAGTAATATGACAATGGAGCACCTACCACCTTATCCCCTCTATCAGCAACTCCACCAGTCCCAGCAGAAGGTGCAGCAACCACAGCATCTACAGGGCCAGTCGTCAATGTCTCCTCTTCATCACCTCTCTCAACCATCGACAATAGAGCTGCACTCTCCCACT aatGACACAATGGATAACATCTTCAGTGATCCCTATTTTGAGCAGCACTTGGTTGCCAGACAGGCCAAACCTTTGTCACAGCAGGTATGGAAGTTTGCCATCAGCAGACCTATGGAGATCCACAGTCTAGCGATGTCAGAATGTGATCGGGTTATG ctgGAGCAGTTCAACATGTTGGAAAGCCCAGTCAACACTTTGGCGATAAGCAGCAACAGCTACTATAACACGGGCTCCAGCCTGCACTATTCCCAGGCCTCCTCGATGGGTTTGACCGGGAACCTACCAGACCAACCCCAGCTGAAACCCAACCTGCTTTACTCCACCTGCACTGGGAATATCCCCAACATCATTTTAACAG GAGACTCTCCGCCAAGCTTATCTAAGGACATCAGCAGCGCTCTGGCCGGCGTCCCAGACATGACCTTTGACACCGATGGCCAGTTCCAACTGGACGATGAGTTAAAGATCGAACCACTCAGTCTAGATGGACTGAGCATGCTCAGTGACCCGGATCTGGTTCTGGCTGACCCTGCGATAGAAGACACTTTCAGGACGGATAGAGTGTAA